The Chthonomonadales bacterium genome includes the window GGACCTCGCCGTCGGCGCGTCGCCCTCCAGCACGGCGACGTACAGGGGTTGCAGGTCACTCATGTCGGCTCCTTATGCTCCTCAATCGTGGTGGGTAAGCGTCGCTAGTCGCGGGGGAACCGCTCGGGATGCAGGTGAGCGGAGCGCCCGACCAGCAGGTCCTCATCGAGTTCCTCGGTCTCGTCACTCTCAATGGCCTCGACCGGGCAGACCTCGGCACAGCGCGCGGACGTGTGGAGGCCGAAGCACTCGGTGCAGAGGCCCGATTCGATCGAGTACAGGCCGTTCTCCTCGCGGATGCCGCCATTCGGGCACTCGTCGAGGCAGGTCCCACACTGGATGCATCGCTCCTGATTGATGCGTCTAGCCATACGGCACCTCCCGCGCCCTGAGGGGCGCGCCAACCGGACGGGCGGCTGCGGAGCGGCTACATATCACGTATTCGGCGCGACACACGGGATCCCTTCACGAATCAGCATACCCCCGCGCGTTCGTTCCAGGTGACGGGCCGCGCTCGCGCGCTTGACACGAGCCCGCTTGCCGCCTACACTGGTCTCGCGCGCCCGTGCGGACGGACAGGCGCGGTCCGCGGCGCGCCAGCCCAAACCCGGAGGAGATGGATGATCCCGCACGCTGATATGCTCGGCTTGCTCGCGGCGGCGCCGCAGGGGCGCAGCCGCCGCGTTTCCAGCAATGAGCAGCCCAACTGGAACGACGGGAACTTCGACCAGACATGGCTGGATCCCGGCGCCGTGCTGGAGATGCCTGTGCTCCAGGGGCCGGGCATCGTCCGCCACATGTGGTTCACGAGCCACGCGGGCGGCGTTCACGAGCTGAACGCGCTCACGCTGCGCATCTACTGGGACGGCCGCACCGAGGCCGGGGTCGAGGCGCCGCTGGGCGACTTCTTCGCCGTTGGCCACGGCACTCCGGCGGCCGTCGAGAGCGTGCCGGTGCAGGTGTCGCCGACCGGGAGCCTGACCTGCTACTGGCCGATGCCTTTTCATCGCTCCGCGCGTATCGTGGTCACCAACGACAATCCGGAGCGCGGCGCCGGGCTCTACTGGCAGGTCGATTGGACGCAGCTTCCCTCGCTGCCAACCGACGCGCCGCTCTTCCACGCGCGCTATCGCCAGGAGTACCCGGCGGTTGGCGGACGCGATTACCGGATCGCCGACATCGAGGGGCGCGGGCGCTACGTCGGCACTGTGATGGCCGTGACGCTTGCGCAGGATGGCTGGTTCGGGGAGGGCGACGACTTCTTCTACATCGACGGCGAGGACGTGCCGAGCCTCCAGGGCACGGGCACCGAGGACTACTTCAACGACGCCTGGGGCTTCCGAGAGCGAACCGGGCTGTGGTTCGGTCAGCCCCGGTGGCAGGGGTGGTCGGCGGGCGATAGCGGCGTGTGCTACCGGTGGCATCTGCCGGATCCGGTCGACTTCGAGCGGTCGCTGCGCTTGGAACTCGAGCATAAGGGCAACCGCGCGGCGCCTGAGGAGGCATGGTACGTGGAGCGCCCGGACTTCCTGAGCAGCGTGGCCTTCTGGTACCAGACTGGCGAGCCGAAGCCCTTCGGCGGCGTGCCGTCCTGGCCCGAGCGCCGCGTGCCCTGGCGCGCTCAGCACCTGGTGCGCGCGCTGCGAAGCGCACGCACTCTGGACGCGCCCCCACCGGTGGTCCGGACCCTCGGCTTCTTCGGCGGGCGACCGGTGCTCGTGTGGCACGCGCCTTCGCCGCACGCGCTTCTCGAGCTTCCGTTCGAGGTGGCCGAGAGCGGGCGGCACGCCGTGCGCCTCACCGCCTGGGCGTGCCCCGAGGGCGGCGACCTGCGTGTGGACATCGACGATGGCGGGAGTCCGGCTGTGCTCTCGTGCCGGGCGAGCGAAGAGGGCGAGATCGATCTGTTGCTCGGTACGCATCGCCTGAAGGCCGGCCCTCACGTGCTCACGGTGCGCGCCGAGACCCCGGGCCAGGCCATGCTGGAGGATCTGCGTCTGCTGGCGCTCCCGCCCGAGGCCGATCGAGCGGTCCGCACCCACAACGAAGCGCACTTCGTGCGGCTGGGGATCGGTCGCGCGGTCTATGCCTACCGGTTGGCCTACGATGCGTTGCCGGAGTCGCTGGGCGTCCTCGTGGAGGAGGGGATCATGGACGCGCGCTACGCCAGCGATGAGAACATGCTGCCACTGCGCTCACGCCTTGAGGACGGACGGTTCGTGGTGGAGTGCACCGCGCCGGGCGGCTGGACGTGGTCGTGGCGGGGGCTGGACGCTCGCCGCTGACCACCCTCCCGGCCGCCCGCAGGGCCGCGACTCTAGTGCGGGGGGCGGCCTCGACGCCCGGCCCCGTCGTCTTGACAGGCGTCTGCCCCCTGTGCGACAATGACCCGGGAGGGATCGGGCGATGGGCGACACCCTACCGTCGGCGCCGGCGGCGCAGCGGAAGGCCTTCAGGCGAATCGCGCGAGCGATCATGGCGCGTCAGCCCGCGTCCGAGACGCTTGCGCTCATCGCGGGTGAAGCCCGCAGTCTGACCGGCGCTACCACGGTGGCCGTGGCTCTGCGCGCTCGCTCGGACGCGCTGCTCGAATTCGCCGCCGTGTCGGGCGGGAATCCGGCCGAGATCGTCGGCCTGCAGATCCCGATTGAGGGCTCGCTGGCCGAGACGGCGCTTCGCACCGGGCAGCCCTCGCTTCACGCGGCTCCCGGCCCGGCCGCCGGGCCTCTGCCCGTGCGCACCGCCGCCGTGGCGCCCGTGGTGCGCGACGGCAGCGTGCTCGGAGCGGTCCTCGCGCTCAATCGTCCCGATGATCGCCCCTTCGCCGAGGCCGAGGCTGACGCGCTCTCGGCGCTGGCGGACGCCGTTGCCCTTGCGCTCACGGCCGACGAAACGTCGCGCTCCTGGGTGGAGCAGCGCCGCGAACTGGCCGTGCTCTACGACGCGGCGCGCACGGTGAGCGGCAGCCTGAACGTCCAGGAGGTTCTGACCTCGGTTCTGGACGCGATCTGCCAGCACGTGCCCCATCAGGCCGCCGCGCTCTTCCTCCTCAACGACGAGCGCACGCACCTGTTCATCGCGGCCGATCGCGGTCTGACCGACGAGGAGCGCGAGGTGCAGCTCGCCGCCGACGGGCGCATGACGGCGGAGGTGATCGGCCTGGGTCGCTCCGTCCTGATCGCTGACACCGAGGCCGAGCCCGACTTCGAGAGCCCCACGCCGGAGTCGTGCACGCGTGCCGCGATGGTCGCTCCGATCCGAAGCCGCAACGACACGCTGGGCATCGTGATCGTTACGAGCGGCCAGCCGGCCGCCTTCAGCGAGAACGACCTGAAGCTCCTGAGCGCCGTCGGTTCCCAGGCCGGCATTGCCATCGAGAACGCCTGGCTCTATGAGGACGCCACGCGGCGCGCCGAGGAGTCGACCGCCCTCTACAACCTGTCGCAGCATGTCTCCTCAACGCTCGACCTCGACCGGGTCTACCAGTTCGTGGCCGACAGCGTGCTCTCGCTCCTTAACGTCGACAAGTTCGCGCTGATGCTCATGGATCGACGCGAAGAGCGTCTGGTGACACGCGTGAGTCGCGGCGTGGACGAAGAGGTGTTCGCGCGCGTGCGCCCGGGGCCCGGCGAGGGCATCGCCGGCTGGGTGTACGAGTGGATGACGCCGACGGCCGTCACCGACGTGGCCGCCGATGCGCGTAACCAGACGGCCGCGATCCACCAGGCGGGGGTCGTGTCGACGATCGGAGTCCCGATGGCCGTGGGCGATGACGTGATCGGTGTTCTGCTGGCGATGTCGTCGCGGCGGCGGCTCTTCACCGTCGCGGAGATGGAGCTCCTCTATACCATCGCCAATCAGGCCGCCGTGGCGATCGTCAACGCGACTCTCTACCATGAAGCGCGGGCCAAGTCGAGCGCAATGCGGGGCTACTTCAACCGTGTGGCGCGCGCTCTCGGCGCCGCCATCGCCGACCAGGACGTTCCGCGGCTCCTCGCGGACCTGGCAATCGAGATGCTGCGCGCCGACCGCTGCGCCATCTATCTCGTCGACGGCGAGACGGCGCGCCTGCGCGCTTCCAGTCACTTTCGCGCGTCGGCCGCGCCCGACGTGGAGGTGCCGCTGGGCGAGGGGCTGGCCGGCTGGGTGGCTCGTCGGGGGAAAGCGCTCGTCGTCGATTCGCTCGCCGACGACCCGCGCGCGCGCGCTCACGCGTGGCTCGGCCGCGATCGGCTGGAGTCGTACCTGGGCGTGCCGCTGAAGGAGGGCCGGCGCACCGTGGGGGTGCTTGAGGTCTTCACCGTCGAGCCACGCGCCTTCACGACCGACGAGGTGAAGCTCCTCTCGCAATTCGCGCAGCGCGCGCGCCTGGCGCCCCGGCTTGTCACGGAGAGCCCGGCACCGGACGCATAGGCGGCGCCCACCGAATTACCGCGCCTCGCCGCGTTCGTAGGGGCCACGCGCTCCTCCGCTCTTGCGCTCGAGCCGCACGTCAGTGATGGTGGCGGCGCGGTCCACCGCCTTCACCATGTCGTAGACGGTTAGCGCCGCCACCGCCACGGCGGTCAGAGCCTCCATCTCGACGCCCGTGCCGGCGGTCGTCGCCGCGGACGCCTGGATCTCCACCCCGCGGTCGCTCACCCTCAGGTCGACGCCCGCGTGGGTGAGGGGGATCGGATGGCAGAGCGGGATCAGGTCGGAGGCGCGCTTGGCGGCCAGTATGCCGGCGATCCGCGCGACGGAGAGCACGTCGCCCTTGGGCAGGCCGGTGTCGCGGAGCAGGCGCACGGTCTCCGACGCGAGGAGTACGACGCCCGACGCGACGGCCTCGCGGCGCGTGGGCGGCTTCGTGGAGACGTCCACCATGCGCGCCTTGCCGCGCGCGTCGAGGTGGCTGAACTGGCCGTCGACCGCCGGCTCGGTGCCCTCGCTCACGTCGTTTCCCCCTTGCTGGCTGCCCTGTGGTAGTCCTCGGGCGT containing:
- a CDS encoding 4Fe-4S binding protein, translating into MARRINQERCIQCGTCLDECPNGGIREENGLYSIESGLCTECFGLHTSARCAEVCPVEAIESDETEELDEDLLVGRSAHLHPERFPRD
- a CDS encoding DUF2961 domain-containing protein, producing the protein MIPHADMLGLLAAAPQGRSRRVSSNEQPNWNDGNFDQTWLDPGAVLEMPVLQGPGIVRHMWFTSHAGGVHELNALTLRIYWDGRTEAGVEAPLGDFFAVGHGTPAAVESVPVQVSPTGSLTCYWPMPFHRSARIVVTNDNPERGAGLYWQVDWTQLPSLPTDAPLFHARYRQEYPAVGGRDYRIADIEGRGRYVGTVMAVTLAQDGWFGEGDDFFYIDGEDVPSLQGTGTEDYFNDAWGFRERTGLWFGQPRWQGWSAGDSGVCYRWHLPDPVDFERSLRLELEHKGNRAAPEEAWYVERPDFLSSVAFWYQTGEPKPFGGVPSWPERRVPWRAQHLVRALRSARTLDAPPPVVRTLGFFGGRPVLVWHAPSPHALLELPFEVAESGRHAVRLTAWACPEGGDLRVDIDDGGSPAVLSCRASEEGEIDLLLGTHRLKAGPHVLTVRAETPGQAMLEDLRLLALPPEADRAVRTHNEAHFVRLGIGRAVYAYRLAYDALPESLGVLVEEGIMDARYASDENMLPLRSRLEDGRFVVECTAPGGWTWSWRGLDARR
- a CDS encoding GAF domain-containing protein; the protein is MGDTLPSAPAAQRKAFRRIARAIMARQPASETLALIAGEARSLTGATTVAVALRARSDALLEFAAVSGGNPAEIVGLQIPIEGSLAETALRTGQPSLHAAPGPAAGPLPVRTAAVAPVVRDGSVLGAVLALNRPDDRPFAEAEADALSALADAVALALTADETSRSWVEQRRELAVLYDAARTVSGSLNVQEVLTSVLDAICQHVPHQAAALFLLNDERTHLFIAADRGLTDEEREVQLAADGRMTAEVIGLGRSVLIADTEAEPDFESPTPESCTRAAMVAPIRSRNDTLGIVIVTSGQPAAFSENDLKLLSAVGSQAGIAIENAWLYEDATRRAEESTALYNLSQHVSSTLDLDRVYQFVADSVLSLLNVDKFALMLMDRREERLVTRVSRGVDEEVFARVRPGPGEGIAGWVYEWMTPTAVTDVAADARNQTAAIHQAGVVSTIGVPMAVGDDVIGVLLAMSSRRRLFTVAEMELLYTIANQAAVAIVNATLYHEARAKSSAMRGYFNRVARALGAAIADQDVPRLLADLAIEMLRADRCAIYLVDGETARLRASSHFRASAAPDVEVPLGEGLAGWVARRGKALVVDSLADDPRARAHAWLGRDRLESYLGVPLKEGRRTVGVLEVFTVEPRAFTTDEVKLLSQFAQRARLAPRLVTESPAPDA
- the moaC gene encoding cyclic pyranopterin monophosphate synthase MoaC, encoding MRGRVEERRPRPAVVHQPQHARGLPQGSQQGGNDVSEGTEPAVDGQFSHLDARGKARMVDVSTKPPTRREAVASGVVLLASETVRLLRDTGLPKGDVLSVARIAGILAAKRASDLIPLCHPIPLTHAGVDLRVSDRGVEIQASAATTAGTGVEMEALTAVAVAALTVYDMVKAVDRAATITDVRLERKSGGARGPYERGEAR